From Oncorhynchus clarkii lewisi isolate Uvic-CL-2024 chromosome 26, UVic_Ocla_1.0, whole genome shotgun sequence, the proteins below share one genomic window:
- the LOC139385193 gene encoding transmembrane protein 178B-like → MAAMKILTSSGLFLAFCALGLLAMAICTDFWYETDARRHRERCKNYANKRNDPGYIYISNSNLPLQMPPKGIERKGNSPSAGAQPLIREKRHFLAAASAMESHCSRQFNSTISGLWRKCHRDGFDLETEDLIYKGLIQRCIPVKYHYSSSILPRNLPINITKTIRQDEWHALHLRRMTAGFVGMAVSIILFGWIIGVLGCCQQHDLMQYVAGLLFLMGGTCCIISLCTCVAGINFELSRYPRYMYGLPEDISHGYGWSMFCAWGGLGLTLLAGFLCTLAPSLSTPSRTTVHKPRQENGTV, encoded by the exons ATGGCCGCCATGAAAATTTTAACCAGCAGTGGGCTGTTCTTAGCGTTCTGTGCGTTGGGGTTGCTAGCCATGGCAATCTGCACCGACTTTTGGTATGAGACAGATGCGCGAAGACACCGAGAAAGGTGTAAAAACTACGCCAACAAGAGAAACGACCCGGGGTACATCTATATCTCAAATAGCAATCTCCCCCTCCAGATGCCCCCAAAGGGCATTGAAAGGAAAGGTAACAGTCCAAGTGCCGGAGCTCAGCCTCTTATTAGGGAAAAACGGCACTTTCTGGCCGCAGCGTCAGCTATGGAGTCCCACTGCAGTCGCCAGTTCAATTCAACCATCTCTGGGCTCTGGAGAAAGTGTCATCGAGATGGATTTGACCTGGAGACAGAGGATCTCATATATAAAG GATTGATTCAGCGGTGCATCCCAGTCAAGTATCACTACTCTTCCTCCATCCTTCCGCGCAATTTACCCATCAACATCACCAAGACCATCCGTCAGGATGAGTGGCATGCACTCC ATCTACGCAGGATGACGGCTGGCTTTGTGGGCATGGCCGTGTCCATCATCCTGTTTGGCTGGATTATCGGAGTGCTGGGCTGCTGTCAGCAGCATGACCTCATGCAGTATGTAGCTGGACTACTCTTTCTCATGGGAG GAACGTGCTGTATCATCTCCCTGTGTACGTGTGTGGCGGGCATCAACTTTGAGCTGTCGCGTTACCCACGCTACATGTATGGCCTCCCAGAGGATATTAGCCATGGCTACGGCTGGTCCATGTTCTGTGCCTGGGGGGGCTTAGGCCTCACTCTGCTGGCTGGTTTCCTGTGCACCCTGGCCCCATCCCTAAGCACCCCCTCCCGTACAACCGTCCACAAGCCCAGACAGGAGAACGGAACCGTGTGA
- the LOC139384385 gene encoding zinc transporter ZIP13-like: MKSRGGRPSWALAALFTGAALLVISSRGASSGKMVSQAAMAHATATAAGSGPGLPDEFLGFQALADFFASERADVWLCSLVGSVAVGLTGIFPLLVIPIEAGAALETAAGCRKLKQLLSFAIGGLLGDVFLHLLPEAWAHSHSCSPDESQLHYRTQGLWVIMGMLSFLLLEKMFPDENSQEDSIGNSQHVPTSHSSDSSSEALSHINGHHSDTWSSSSKTKSSLQQVPKKIKTSGYLNLLANCIDNFTHGLAVAGSFLVSRKVGCLTTFAILLHEIPHEVGDFAILLRAGFDRWSAARMQLSTALGGVLGACFALCAQSPRGTENATAWILPFSSGGFLYIALVNVVPDLLEETSLGHSLLQILLLCCGIAVMAVLSAVVD; this comes from the exons TGGTGTCCCAGGCAGCCATGGCTCATGCCACAGCCACAGCCGCTGGATCAGGCCCAGGGCTTCCAGATGAGTTCCTAGGCTTCCAGGCCTTAGCTGACTTCTTTGCAAGTGAACGTGCCGATGTCTGGCTCTGCTCTCTGGTTGGGTCTGTTGCTGTAGGCCTCACTGGAATTTTCCCCCTTCTTGTTATTCCTATTGAGGCAGGAGCGGCCCTCGAGACAGCGG CTGGCTGTCGGAAGCTAAAGCAGCTTCTGAGCTTTGCCATTGGTGGTCTCTTGGGTGACGTGTTCCTCCACTTGCTCCCGGAGGCTTGGGCACATTCCCACTCCTGCAGCCCAG ACGAGAGCCAGCTCCACTACAGGACCCAGGGCCTGTGGGTTATCATGGGCATGCTGTCCTTCCTTCTTCTGGAGAAGATGTTCCCAGATGAGAACAGTCAGGAGGACTCCATTGGTAACAGCCAGCATGTCCCT ACCTCCCATAGCTCAGACTCCAGTAGTGAGGCGTTGTCCCACATCAATGGGCACCATTCTGATACGTGGAGCTCGTCCAGCAAGACAAAAAGCAGCTTGCAGCAAGTGCCAAAGAAAATAAAG ACGAGTGGGTACCTGAACCTGCTGGCTAACTGTATTGACAACTTCACCCATGGCCTGGCTGTGGCAGGGAGCTTCCTGGTCAGCAGGAAG GTTGGGTGTCTCACCACCTTTGCCATCCTGCTCCATGAAATCCCCCATGAA GTGGGTGACTTTGCCATCCTGCTGCGTGCAGGGTTTGACCGCTGGAGTGCCGCCCGCATGCAGCTTTCCACAGCCCTGGGAGGGGTGCTGGGGGCCTGTTTTGCCCTGTGTGCCCAGTCTCCCAGAGGCACAG AAAATGCAACAGCGTGGATCTTACCATTCTCCTCGGGAGGCTTCCTGTACATAGCCCTGGTCAACGTGGTGCCTGACCTCCTGGAGGAGACCAGCCTCGG ACACTCCCTGTTGCAGATCCTGCTCCTGTGCTGTGGCATTGCCGTCATGGCCGTCTTGTCTGCCGTAGTGGATTGA